From Anaeromicrobium sediminis, one genomic window encodes:
- a CDS encoding ABC transporter ATP-binding protein encodes MFFARVINDKFICEGLVNMIRIQNITKSFQTFNAVDHLHLNIEKGTFVGLLGPNGAGKTTLIKMLVGLLKPTSGEILIKGEKMHRGNTSLKSKIGIVPQHINLDKELTVEENLIFAAKLYKIPKEQIKPLVEDLLEFSDLKGVQNRITKKLSGGMKRKLMIAKSLVNDPEILFLDEPTVGIDLNNRRKIWDILKKMKHKGKTIILTTHYMEEAEYLCDKIGLMDKGKIFHYDTNDNLKEKIGKYTIEYFSEDDKTIYKYFSNIVNAQEYAKELSCDYVLRNTNLEDVFFNFTNRKVL; translated from the coding sequence ATGTTTTTTGCTAGAGTTATAAATGATAAATTTATATGTGAAGGACTGGTTAATATGATAAGAATACAAAATATTACCAAAAGCTTCCAAACTTTTAATGCAGTAGATCATCTCCATTTAAATATTGAAAAAGGTACTTTTGTAGGCCTTTTAGGTCCTAATGGAGCTGGTAAAACCACCTTAATAAAAATGTTAGTAGGTCTTTTGAAACCCACTTCTGGAGAAATACTAATTAAAGGTGAAAAAATGCATAGAGGAAATACTTCTTTAAAAAGCAAGATAGGTATAGTTCCCCAACATATTAATCTAGATAAGGAACTTACTGTGGAAGAAAACTTAATATTTGCAGCAAAGCTATACAAAATACCAAAGGAACAAATAAAGCCTCTAGTAGAGGATTTACTTGAATTTTCAGATCTTAAAGGCGTTCAAAATCGTATTACTAAAAAATTATCTGGAGGAATGAAAAGAAAACTAATGATTGCCAAATCATTAGTTAATGATCCTGAGATTTTATTTTTAGACGAACCTACTGTAGGTATTGATTTGAACAACAGAAGAAAGATTTGGGACATCCTAAAGAAAATGAAACACAAGGGCAAAACCATAATTTTAACAACCCACTACATGGAAGAAGCCGAATACTTGTGTGACAAAATAGGATTAATGGATAAAGGTAAGATATTCCATTACGATACAAATGACAACCTAAAAGAAAAAATTGGTAAATATACCATAGAATATTTTAGTGAAGATGATAAGACCATATATAAATACTTTTCTAATATTGTTAATGCACAGGAGTATGCTAAGGAACTAAGTTGTGATTATGTTCTTAGAAATACAAACTTAGAAGATGTATTCTTCAACTTTACAAATAGGAAGGTGTTATAG
- the citC gene encoding [citrate (pro-3S)-lyase] ligase, with product MEFSIREILIYEEIVKAEELLSRNNLSLGQNLDHILGIYNKGQLIGTGGIKGNTLRCIAIDQSYKGTNVLNKLISELIKIQYFRGNTHIFIFTKPSAKGSFNHMGFYEIEEVKNEVVLMENRKSGLEEYLKSLRDYKTCGEDIGAIVMNGNPFTLGHRYLIERAAEDCDHLHIFVLSSEKSTFSHKVRYDLIKKGTEHIKNITVHSGGPYIISEATFPTYFMKEKSDKSRIHAILDSKIFSKNIGPSLGINTRYVGDEPYCKTTNMYNNILKEILPSHNIDLKVIKRKSHDHKPISASLVRDYMKNEEYEKIKNLVPNTTYNYLVSEEGKKIIKKIKGKEERH from the coding sequence TTGGAATTTAGTATAAGAGAGATTTTAATATATGAAGAAATAGTAAAAGCTGAAGAACTTCTATCTAGAAATAATTTATCTCTAGGCCAAAATTTAGATCATATTTTAGGAATTTATAATAAAGGACAGTTAATAGGAACAGGTGGCATAAAGGGAAATACCTTAAGGTGCATAGCCATAGACCAATCATATAAGGGAACTAATGTACTTAATAAATTAATATCTGAATTAATAAAAATTCAGTATTTCCGAGGTAATACTCATATTTTCATATTTACAAAACCAAGTGCTAAGGGAAGTTTTAATCATATGGGTTTTTATGAAATAGAAGAAGTGAAAAATGAAGTAGTTTTAATGGAAAATAGGAAAAGTGGTTTAGAAGAATACTTAAAATCATTAAGGGACTATAAAACTTGTGGAGAGGATATTGGAGCCATTGTAATGAATGGAAATCCTTTTACCCTAGGTCATAGATATTTAATTGAAAGGGCAGCAGAGGATTGTGACCATTTACATATATTTGTTTTGTCATCTGAGAAGTCTACATTTTCTCATAAGGTAAGGTATGACCTTATAAAAAAGGGGACTGAACATATTAAAAATATTACAGTGCACTCAGGTGGACCTTACATAATATCAGAAGCTACCTTTCCAACTTATTTCATGAAAGAAAAAAGTGATAAATCACGCATTCATGCTATTTTGGATTCTAAAATATTCTCAAAAAATATAGGTCCATCACTAGGGATTAATACTAGATATGTGGGGGATGAGCCCTATTGTAAGACAACTAACATGTATAACAATATATTAAAAGAAATATTACCTTCTCATAATATAGATTTAAAAGTCATTAAAAGGAAATCCCATGACCATAAACCTATAAGTGCATCTCTAGTAAGGGATTACATGAAAAATGAAGAGTATGAAAAGATAAAAAATCTGGTTCCTAATACTACTTATAACTATTTAGTATCTGAAGAAGGTAAGAAAATAATAAAAAAAATAAAGGGAAAAGAAGAAAGACACTAG
- a CDS encoding ABC transporter substrate-binding protein produces MKNKISIVFLALCIIFTFSACGKNVPSTATVKEEANIQIVDDMNNTISMDKPAKRIISLYSAHTENLFALELSDEIVGVGKSDAYPYEVTKKNVFDYKSDPEKVIAEDPDLVLIRPFINKSKPEFVEALKNAGINVVSLYPDSFEKFPEYIMKLGILTGKEDMAKNKLDKFNEDIEELRKVTENMNPKTKVFFESTETNYRTITPNSMAAHAIEYAGGENVASDAVAMRKGTTIASYGIERILEKAEDIEVYISQRGAMNSGGNLHSISIRPGFDAIKALQDERVYTINEKLVSSPTFRFVKGVKELSRMFYPEIIDNLDEFNKDERLNKREFAKMAVMAKHRPIFSPTSKYYRKEHRGHTYGTFEDIDFTDVDFDYIETAVLAGYVDYEDTLFNPNKEITREELAKSIYVMYELKNKDLISINIRDIEECDNKNIAEIVVKNNILSLEDGSFNPKRVVTKKEALEAINKAKEISMD; encoded by the coding sequence ATGAAAAATAAAATTAGTATAGTATTTTTAGCCCTTTGTATAATATTTACCTTTAGTGCATGTGGAAAAAATGTTCCTTCTACAGCTACTGTAAAAGAAGAAGCTAATATACAAATAGTAGATGATATGAATAATACCATATCTATGGATAAACCTGCTAAAAGAATTATAAGTTTATACTCAGCTCATACGGAGAATTTATTTGCACTAGAACTTAGTGATGAAATAGTAGGAGTGGGAAAAAGTGATGCATATCCATATGAAGTAACTAAGAAAAATGTATTTGACTATAAGTCAGATCCTGAAAAGGTAATTGCAGAAGATCCAGATTTAGTATTAATAAGACCATTTATAAATAAGAGTAAACCAGAGTTTGTAGAGGCCTTAAAAAATGCAGGGATAAATGTGGTTAGTTTATACCCAGATTCCTTTGAGAAATTTCCTGAATATATAATGAAATTAGGAATACTTACAGGGAAAGAAGATATGGCTAAGAATAAGTTAGATAAGTTTAATGAAGATATAGAAGAATTAAGAAAAGTAACAGAGAATATGAATCCTAAAACTAAAGTGTTCTTTGAATCTACAGAGACAAACTATAGAACTATAACTCCAAATTCCATGGCTGCCCATGCCATAGAATATGCAGGTGGAGAAAATGTGGCCAGTGATGCTGTGGCAATGAGAAAAGGAACTACTATAGCATCCTATGGTATAGAGCGTATATTGGAAAAGGCTGAGGATATAGAAGTATATATATCTCAAAGGGGAGCCATGAACTCAGGGGGAAATTTACATTCCATATCTATAAGACCTGGATTTGATGCAATAAAGGCTCTACAAGATGAGAGAGTGTATACTATAAATGAAAAATTAGTATCTAGCCCAACCTTTAGATTTGTTAAGGGAGTAAAAGAATTATCTAGAATGTTTTATCCTGAAATTATAGATAATTTAGATGAATTTAACAAGGATGAAAGATTAAATAAAAGAGAATTTGCTAAGATGGCTGTTATGGCTAAACATAGACCAATATTTAGCCCTACGTCAAAATATTATAGAAAAGAACATAGGGGCCATACCTATGGTACCTTTGAAGATATAGATTTTACAGATGTGGATTTTGACTACATTGAAACGGCTGTATTAGCTGGATATGTAGATTATGAGGATACATTATTTAATCCTAATAAAGAGATTACAAGGGAAGAGTTGGCAAAGAGTATTTATGTAATGTATGAACTTAAGAATAAGGATCTAATATCTATAAATATTAGAGATATAGAAGAATGTGACAATAAGAATATAGCAGAAATAGTAGTGAAGAATAATATATTATCCTTAGAGGATGGAAGTTTTAATCCAAAGAGGGTAGTTACTAAAAAAGAAGCTCTAGAGGCTATAAATAAGGCAAAAGAAATAAGCATGGATTAA
- a CDS encoding FecCD family ABC transporter permease translates to MKESLINELKSKKYGNKIVGVFIFILLIVTLILCVNLGRAEITYVDVVKVIGGKIIKNPEMYSEIKNSYVKIIWDVRLPRILTAIVVGAGLAVSGIVFQSLLMNPLADSYTMGVSSGAALGATLAIYINLFYDIYVPITISSFIGAFVTLFIVIFIARTKGYISGSNLIIAGIIVSSIFSAGIKFIKSLAGENVSAIVNWLMGSLAARSWVHVKIGFFTISICIIICWYYAKDLNLLCLGEREARSLGIDTKKVKKIFLICGSLITAVCVSISGIIGFVGLVVPHMLRFTVGSDNRVLLPLGALLGGELLLLADTGSRALMNVEIPVGVLTTLLGGPFFIYIFITRNKSLN, encoded by the coding sequence ATGAAAGAGTCGCTGATTAATGAGTTAAAATCAAAAAAGTATGGAAACAAAATAGTGGGAGTGTTTATTTTTATTCTTTTGATTGTCACATTGATACTATGTGTAAATTTAGGAAGAGCAGAAATAACATACGTAGATGTAGTTAAAGTAATAGGTGGGAAAATAATCAAAAATCCTGAAATGTATAGTGAAATAAAGAATTCTTATGTGAAAATAATATGGGATGTGCGTTTACCCAGAATTCTTACTGCTATTGTAGTGGGTGCAGGTCTAGCTGTTTCAGGAATAGTGTTTCAATCACTTTTAATGAATCCTTTGGCAGATTCATATACTATGGGTGTTTCATCAGGAGCGGCCCTTGGAGCCACTTTGGCCATATACATAAATTTATTTTATGACATTTATGTACCTATAACCATAAGTTCTTTTATTGGAGCCTTTGTCACCCTATTTATAGTAATATTCATAGCACGTACTAAGGGATACATAAGTGGATCTAATCTAATAATAGCGGGAATAATAGTTAGTTCCATATTTTCAGCTGGAATTAAGTTTATTAAAAGTTTAGCTGGGGAAAACGTATCGGCCATAGTCAATTGGCTCATGGGTAGTTTAGCTGCTAGAAGCTGGGTACATGTGAAAATTGGTTTTTTTACTATAAGTATCTGTATAATCATATGTTGGTATTACGCTAAGGATTTAAACTTACTGTGTCTAGGTGAAAGGGAAGCTAGGAGTCTTGGAATAGACACGAAAAAGGTTAAAAAGATATTTTTAATCTGTGGATCCTTAATAACGGCAGTTTGTGTATCCATAAGTGGAATAATAGGATTTGTAGGACTTGTAGTTCCTCACATGTTAAGATTTACTGTAGGTTCAGACAATAGAGTATTGTTACCTTTGGGTGCTCTTTTGGGAGGAGAACTACTGTTGTTAGCAGATACTGGGTCTAGGGCTCTTATGAATGTGGAAATACCTGTGGGAGTACTTACTACCTTACTTGGAGGACCATTTTTTATCTACATATTCATCACAAGGAATAAGAGTTTGAATTAG
- a CDS encoding MGDG synthase family glycosyltransferase codes for MNILFFTVSAGEGHNKVAATISNYIENNFPYNNTEIIDTFHYVNSNLHKIIIETYMKSIKYIPTLYGYVYKKTEVNDSSIMDVGDFLNTILLSRKLKKLLKDFNPDVIVCTHPFPSEALSALKRKGQISVPIVNVLTDYTIHPSWINSEVDYFVFPCDSFEYQLDYWHIPREKARFFGIPIDNKFYMDEDREELCNKLSIKNSFTTLLMGGGFGLGNIKETLDYVLKYNSDMQIIAITGRNESLYKYLTNIDNQNLKVYGFVDNINELMSISDFIITKPGGITVTEALSKELPIVVSYSLPGQEERNTEFILNNSIGMIATSPNSLISCINTLKDDTYKYYELKNNMNKMKKADSVKNICEFILSLNKQNKHG; via the coding sequence TTGAATATACTATTTTTTACAGTCTCAGCTGGAGAAGGGCACAATAAAGTAGCCGCAACCATTTCAAATTATATTGAGAACAATTTCCCCTATAACAATACAGAAATTATTGATACATTTCATTATGTAAATTCTAATCTACACAAAATAATAATAGAGACTTATATGAAATCTATAAAATATATACCAACTTTATATGGATATGTATATAAAAAAACAGAAGTAAATGATAGTTCTATTATGGATGTGGGAGATTTTTTAAATACAATATTATTATCTAGAAAATTAAAAAAATTACTCAAAGATTTTAATCCAGATGTTATAGTATGTACCCATCCATTTCCTTCTGAAGCACTTTCTGCATTGAAGAGGAAGGGGCAAATTTCCGTTCCAATTGTAAATGTACTTACAGATTATACTATACATCCTAGTTGGATAAATTCGGAAGTAGATTACTTTGTTTTTCCATGTGATTCCTTTGAGTATCAACTAGACTATTGGCATATTCCAAGGGAAAAGGCTCGTTTTTTTGGAATTCCTATAGACAATAAATTCTATATGGATGAAGATAGGGAAGAACTTTGTAATAAATTAAGTATAAAAAATTCCTTTACAACTCTACTTATGGGTGGCGGCTTTGGCCTTGGAAATATAAAAGAAACACTAGATTATGTATTAAAATATAACAGTGATATGCAAATAATTGCCATTACAGGCAGGAATGAATCCCTGTATAAGTATCTAACTAACATAGATAACCAAAATCTCAAAGTATACGGATTTGTAGATAATATTAATGAGCTTATGAGTATATCGGACTTTATAATTACAAAACCTGGTGGTATTACAGTGACAGAAGCCTTAAGTAAAGAATTACCCATAGTAGTTTCCTATTCATTACCAGGGCAAGAAGAAAGAAATACAGAGTTCATACTAAATAACAGTATAGGCATGATAGCCACTAGTCCTAACTCCCTAATATCTTGTATTAATACTTTAAAAGATGATACTTATAAATATTATGAGTTAAAAAACAACATGAACAAAATGAAAAAAGCAGACTCTGTTAAAAATATATGTGAATTCATATTAAGTTTAAACAAACAAAATAAGCATGGTTAA
- a CDS encoding sirohydrochlorin cobaltochelatase, translated as MKRIISSILILGLMFTMMTGCAKKEEANVTSNEAPAQTEEVKKAILAVSFGTSYADTREVTIEATEKALSEAFPEYEVRRAFTSDMIIKKLKERDNIQVDTVKEAMDKLKSEGFNEVVVQPLHVIPGAEYNDVKEELRAYNDGSFDVFKLGRPILTTEEDYKAAVEAMASQIKEDMGAVVLMGHGTHHPANASYGALQEAFVKADMPVYVGTVEGYPTLDDVMKRLKKDKAAKVTLMPYMLVAGDHAQNDMAGDEEDSWKTVLKKEGFEVEIYLHGLGENPEYRKIYINHAKEAIEGEGEIIPQPLNKVEKGTQEAGKKGILVVSFGTSYADTRKVTIEAVEEKIAKEFADYEVKRAFTSNMIIKKLKERDGIMVDTPEEALNRMKEEGFEEVIVQPLHIMAGAEYDDLVEATKAYKDTFKKLSVGNPVLAGPVSYEKAVNALMTQVGKLEKGEAAVVMGHGTHHAANASYAALQNKFDDKELPVYVGTVEAHPALEDVIAKLKKDNVKKVKLMPYMLVAGDHAQNDMAGDEEDSWKTVLKKEGFEVEIYLHGLGENKEYQNIYVENTKEAISGEHE; from the coding sequence TTGAAAAGAATAATAAGTTCTATATTAATACTGGGATTAATGTTTACAATGATGACTGGCTGTGCTAAAAAGGAAGAAGCTAATGTTACTTCAAATGAAGCACCAGCTCAAACTGAAGAAGTTAAAAAAGCTATATTAGCGGTTAGTTTTGGAACAAGCTACGCAGATACGAGAGAAGTAACTATAGAAGCAACTGAAAAAGCTTTAAGTGAAGCTTTTCCAGAGTATGAAGTAAGAAGAGCCTTTACTTCTGATATGATAATTAAGAAGTTAAAGGAAAGAGATAATATTCAAGTTGATACGGTAAAGGAAGCTATGGACAAATTAAAGTCAGAAGGGTTTAATGAAGTAGTAGTTCAACCACTTCATGTGATTCCTGGAGCTGAATACAATGACGTTAAAGAAGAGCTTAGAGCATATAACGATGGTTCTTTTGACGTATTTAAACTTGGAAGACCAATTCTTACAACAGAGGAAGACTACAAAGCAGCAGTAGAAGCTATGGCTTCTCAAATTAAAGAGGATATGGGAGCTGTAGTATTAATGGGTCATGGAACTCATCATCCAGCAAATGCAAGTTATGGTGCATTACAAGAAGCATTTGTGAAGGCAGATATGCCTGTATATGTGGGAACTGTAGAAGGATATCCAACATTAGATGATGTTATGAAGAGACTTAAGAAGGATAAGGCTGCAAAAGTTACATTAATGCCATACATGTTGGTTGCAGGAGACCATGCACAAAATGACATGGCAGGAGACGAAGAAGATTCTTGGAAGACTGTACTTAAAAAAGAAGGATTTGAAGTTGAAATTTACTTACATGGATTAGGTGAAAACCCTGAATACAGAAAAATCTATATAAACCATGCTAAAGAAGCAATTGAAGGAGAAGGAGAAATAATTCCTCAACCTTTAAATAAAGTAGAAAAGGGAACTCAAGAGGCTGGAAAAAAAGGTATTCTAGTAGTGAGTTTTGGAACAAGCTACGCAGATACGAGAAAAGTAACTATAGAAGCAGTTGAAGAGAAAATAGCAAAAGAATTTGCTGATTATGAAGTAAAAAGAGCATTTACTTCAAATATGATTATTAAAAAGTTAAAAGAACGTGATGGAATTATGGTAGATACTCCAGAGGAAGCTTTAAACAGAATGAAAGAAGAAGGTTTTGAAGAAGTAATAGTACAACCTCTTCATATAATGGCTGGAGCTGAATATGATGATTTAGTAGAAGCAACTAAAGCTTATAAAGATACATTTAAGAAATTATCAGTAGGAAATCCTGTATTAGCAGGTCCTGTTTCTTATGAAAAAGCTGTTAATGCTTTAATGACTCAAGTTGGAAAATTAGAGAAGGGTGAAGCTGCGGTAGTTATGGGACATGGTACTCACCATGCAGCTAATGCAAGTTATGCTGCTCTTCAAAATAAGTTTGATGATAAGGAATTACCTGTATATGTGGGAACTGTAGAAGCTCATCCAGCTTTAGAAGACGTTATAGCTAAATTAAAGAAGGATAATGTGAAAAAGGTTAAATTAATGCCTTACATGCTAGTTGCTGGAGATCATGCACAAAATGATATGGCAGGAGACGAAGAAGATTCTTGGAAGACTGTTCTTAAGAAAGAAGGATTTGAAGTTGAAATATACCTTCACGGATTAGGGGAAAATAAGGAATATCAAAATATATATGTAGAAAACACTAAAGAAGCAATTTCTGGTGAACATGAATAA
- the citE gene encoding citrate (pro-3S)-lyase subunit beta: MSRLRRTMMYVPGHNPGMMIDANIYGADSIMFDLEDSVSLMEKDSARMLVYNAIKHIDYGDTEVVVRINGLDTPYGYSDIEAMVRAGIHVIRLPKTETAQDIWAVEKKIEEVEKAIGREVGSTKMMAAIESALGVVNAVEIAKASDRLIGIAIGAEDFVTNMKTKRSVDGIELLYARSQILVAARAANIAALDTVYSDVNNEEGFKKEVELIKQLGFDGKSVINPRQIEPVHEIYAPSKAEIIHAKNVIKAIEEAEKKGSGVISLNGKMIDKPIVERAQRILTLANIQINNEEVE; encoded by the coding sequence ATGAGTAGGCTTAGAAGAACTATGATGTATGTTCCAGGACATAATCCTGGAATGATGATAGATGCAAACATATATGGAGCAGACTCCATAATGTTTGACTTAGAAGACTCTGTATCTTTAATGGAAAAGGATTCGGCTAGAATGTTAGTCTATAATGCCATAAAACATATTGACTATGGAGATACGGAAGTAGTTGTAAGAATTAATGGATTAGATACGCCCTATGGATATTCAGATATAGAAGCCATGGTAAGGGCAGGAATCCATGTAATAAGATTACCTAAGACAGAGACAGCACAAGATATATGGGCTGTGGAGAAAAAAATTGAAGAAGTGGAAAAGGCCATAGGAAGAGAAGTGGGAAGCACAAAGATGATGGCAGCCATAGAAAGTGCCCTAGGAGTAGTTAATGCAGTAGAAATAGCTAAAGCAAGTGATAGGTTAATAGGTATAGCCATTGGAGCAGAAGACTTTGTTACTAACATGAAGACAAAGAGAAGCGTTGATGGAATAGAGTTACTTTATGCTAGAAGTCAAATATTGGTGGCAGCAAGGGCTGCTAATATTGCTGCCCTTGATACGGTATATTCTGATGTGAATAACGAAGAAGGTTTTAAAAAGGAAGTTGAACTCATAAAACAATTGGGCTTTGATGGGAAGTCTGTCATAAATCCAAGACAAATTGAACCTGTCCATGAAATATATGCTCCATCTAAGGCTGAAATAATTCATGCTAAGAATGTTATTAAAGCCATAGAAGAAGCTGAGAAAAAGGGTAGTGGAGTAATATCTTTAAATGGAAAGATGATAGATAAACCCATAGTGGAAAGGGCACAGCGAATATTAACACTGGCTAATATACAGATAAACAACGAGGAGGTGGAATAA
- a CDS encoding ABC transporter ATP-binding protein: MFQVKNLSFSYGEKETLRNLNFQLEEGTMTTIIGPNGSGKTTLLNVMTNNLDNYSGDVYLRNKSLKDYSIKELSQNLAIVYQNVDIKFPFTCMEVVAMGRTPFSSRMKDLTKEDSEIIYEVMDMTDTTCFMNKDITCLSGGEKQRIMLARALAQTPKILVLDEAFSNMDIKYTIKFLDLLKEKVKNDGMTVINIMHDLNLTDIYSDNILALSKGNLVKSGKTEDVMKPQFIKSLFGINTRKISDRGLAILPM, translated from the coding sequence ATGTTTCAAGTTAAAAATTTATCCTTTTCCTATGGAGAAAAGGAAACACTTAGAAATCTTAATTTTCAACTAGAAGAGGGTACAATGACTACCATTATAGGACCTAATGGTAGTGGGAAGACAACCCTTTTAAATGTGATGACTAATAATTTAGATAATTATAGTGGAGATGTATATTTAAGAAATAAAAGCTTAAAGGACTATTCTATTAAGGAACTAAGTCAAAATCTTGCCATAGTTTATCAGAATGTAGATATAAAATTTCCATTTACCTGTATGGAAGTGGTGGCCATGGGAAGAACCCCTTTTTCTAGTAGGATGAAGGATCTTACCAAGGAAGATTCGGAAATAATATATGAAGTTATGGATATGACAGACACTACTTGTTTTATGAATAAGGATATAACTTGTCTAAGTGGTGGAGAAAAGCAAAGGATAATGTTAGCACGAGCTTTAGCTCAAACACCAAAAATATTAGTCCTTGATGAAGCCTTTTCAAATATGGATATAAAATATACTATAAAATTTTTAGATTTATTAAAGGAAAAAGTTAAAAATGATGGCATGACTGTCATAAATATAATGCACGATTTAAATCTCACTGATATATACAGCGATAACATTTTAGCCCTTTCGAAAGGAAATTTAGTAAAATCAGGTAAAACCGAGGATGTAATGAAGCCTCAATTTATTAAATCACTCTTTGGAATTAACACAAGAAAAATTTCAGATAGGGGATTAGCAATACTACCTATGTAG
- the citG gene encoding triphosphoribosyl-dephospho-CoA synthase CitG, with translation MVDNKSFSRQIENMAIRSLLYEVSASPKPGLVDRHNNGAHNDMDFFTFIDSSTILGETFYECTLMAIEEDYPIEGLLNIIRPIGIKGEKNMFYMTKDVNTHKGLIFSLGIICAACGFLYKRKESITAENICAKVEKMTKNIVNKELMNKKDLTPSTYGEKLYLKYGTTGIRGEVASGFETVRKYALPSLKEMMEKKNLCKNDIFVHVLINLMANTEDSNILGRHNKEVLKVVQNRAKSILEIGGMNTVRGREEIKVFDKWCIENWVSPGGSADLLAVSIMLYLLEDFNEKRKYLK, from the coding sequence ATGGTAGATAATAAAAGCTTTTCAAGACAAATAGAAAACATGGCAATAAGGTCTCTTTTATATGAAGTATCCGCTAGTCCGAAGCCAGGCCTAGTGGATAGGCATAATAATGGTGCCCATAATGACATGGACTTTTTTACTTTTATAGACAGTAGTACCATACTAGGAGAAACCTTTTATGAATGTACTTTAATGGCAATAGAAGAAGATTATCCTATTGAAGGATTATTAAATATAATTAGACCTATTGGAATAAAGGGTGAAAAAAATATGTTTTACATGACGAAAGATGTAAACACCCATAAGGGTCTTATTTTTTCACTAGGAATCATATGTGCTGCCTGTGGCTTTTTATATAAAAGAAAAGAGTCAATTACTGCTGAGAATATATGTGCTAAAGTGGAGAAAATGACTAAGAACATTGTAAATAAAGAGCTTATGAATAAAAAGGATTTAACACCATCTACCTATGGGGAAAAATTATACCTAAAATACGGAACTACTGGTATTAGAGGAGAGGTTGCTTCTGGATTTGAGACAGTAAGGAAATATGCCCTCCCCTCATTAAAAGAAATGATGGAGAAGAAGAACTTATGTAAAAATGATATTTTTGTACATGTACTTATAAATCTTATGGCCAATACAGAGGACTCTAATATACTAGGCCGTCATAATAAAGAAGTATTAAAAGTAGTGCAAAATAGGGCTAAGTCAATCTTAGAAATAGGTGGTATGAATACGGTGAGGGGCAGAGAAGAAATAAAAGTTTTTGATAAATGGTGTATAGAAAATTGGGTTAGTCCAGGAGGCTCAGCAGATTTATTAGCCGTAAGTATAATGCTCTATTTATTAGAAGATTTTAATGAAAAGAGAAAATATTTGAAATAA
- the citD gene encoding citrate lyase acyl carrier protein: MKLIKNGMAGTMESCDIQIMVENNSNEGIKIFLESIVKKQFGDEIIKVIEETVKEMNMDNITIRANDKGALDCTIKARVQSAILRGLEKENHMDWQVI; this comes from the coding sequence ATGAAGCTTATTAAGAATGGTATGGCTGGAACTATGGAATCATGTGATATTCAAATTATGGTGGAGAATAACTCTAATGAGGGAATAAAGATATTCTTAGAGAGTATAGTAAAAAAACAGTTTGGAGATGAAATAATAAAAGTCATTGAAGAAACTGTTAAAGAAATGAATATGGATAATATAACCATTAGAGCCAATGATAAGGGGGCTTTAGATTGTACCATAAAAGCTAGAGTCCAAAGTGCCATATTAAGAGGATTGGAAAAAGAAAATCATATGGATTGGCAGGTGATATAG